Proteins found in one Triticum aestivum cultivar Chinese Spring chromosome 4D, IWGSC CS RefSeq v2.1, whole genome shotgun sequence genomic segment:
- the LOC123098498 gene encoding uncharacterized protein → MADWGPVVVATVLFVLLTPGLLFQLPAQGRIVAFGSMHTGGLAILVHAVIYFALITIFLIAIGVHIYAG, encoded by the coding sequence ATGGCGGACTGGGGGCCGGTGGTGGTCGCGACGGTGCTGTTCGTGCTGCTGACGCCGGGGCTGCTGTTCCAGCTGCCGGCGCAGGGCCGGATCGTGGCCTTCGGCAGCATGCACACCGGCGGCCTCGCCATCCTCGTCCACGCCGTCATCTACTTCGCCCTCATCACCATCTTCCTCATCGCCATCGGGGTCCACATCTACGCCGGCTAG